One window of the Roseovarius sp. THAF9 genome contains the following:
- a CDS encoding DUF6505 family protein — MKLARAIHFDESDTRVYPSPARTGEWCISGGFEFSNWSEADLSGKQRQAFSNGWLGLETFGRVTFVAVTQIEEPERAALTDALAQHFVSVYGAPDIDAARPVAADEIGQMIEMCDEHDPNTLLTVARELAEAGVRETYRAIAAQDAGLEQFAIHGSLDE; from the coding sequence ATGAAACTCGCCCGCGCCATTCACTTCGACGAGAGCGACACCCGCGTTTATCCCTCGCCTGCCCGCACCGGCGAATGGTGCATCTCCGGCGGGTTCGAGTTTTCCAACTGGTCCGAGGCTGACCTCAGCGGCAAGCAACGGCAGGCGTTCTCGAACGGCTGGCTGGGGCTGGAAACCTTCGGGCGCGTCACCTTCGTTGCTGTCACGCAGATCGAAGAGCCCGAACGCGCCGCGCTGACCGACGCGCTGGCGCAGCATTTCGTCTCGGTCTACGGCGCGCCCGACATCGACGCCGCCCGCCCGGTGGCGGCTGACGAGATCGGACAGATGATCGAGATGTGCGACGAGCACGACCCCAACACACTCCTGACGGTCGCGCGTGAGTTGGCCGAGGCCGGCGTGCGCGAAACCTACCGCGCCATCGCCGCACAGGATGCCGGGCTGGAACAGTTCGCCATCCACGGCAGCCTAGACGAGTGA
- a CDS encoding biotin/lipoate--protein ligase family protein — translation MTRDPAFPPLMQGHAVDAGIDPFEKACAMAALGCDAGTIVHNVGANRLAAALIMAPEVPLEQAMAMLPTCGVGFQNALGAIAPPEVAVHLEWAGGLRINGASCGRLRTMAGTTDTAAMPGWLVVGLELPLMLTDAVPGDAPDRTALYEEGCADVDPVALLEGWARHTLVWITRWEDDGSRTLHAEWRGLAHGIGEDTTIDGQTGTYMGVDENFGLLLRTGGETRLIPLSTVLETET, via the coding sequence ATGACGCGCGACCCGGCCTTCCCGCCCCTGATGCAGGGCCACGCCGTGGACGCTGGCATCGACCCGTTCGAGAAAGCCTGCGCAATGGCGGCCCTTGGCTGCGATGCCGGGACCATCGTGCACAACGTGGGCGCCAACCGGCTGGCCGCGGCGCTGATCATGGCCCCCGAGGTGCCGCTGGAACAGGCAATGGCGATGCTGCCCACCTGCGGCGTCGGGTTCCAGAACGCGCTCGGCGCCATCGCCCCGCCCGAAGTGGCGGTGCACTTGGAGTGGGCCGGGGGCCTGCGCATCAACGGCGCCTCCTGCGGGCGCCTGCGCACGATGGCGGGCACGACCGATACCGCCGCCATGCCCGGCTGGCTGGTGGTGGGGCTGGAATTGCCGCTGATGCTGACCGACGCCGTGCCGGGCGACGCCCCCGACCGCACTGCGCTCTATGAGGAAGGCTGCGCTGATGTGGACCCTGTCGCCCTGCTCGAAGGCTGGGCGCGCCATACGCTGGTCTGGATCACCCGCTGGGAAGACGACGGCTCCCGCACCCTGCATGCCGAATGGCGCGGCCTCGCGCACGGCATCGGCGAAGACACCACCATCGACGGCCAGACAGGCACCTACATGGGCGTCGACGAAAATTTCGGACTGCTGCTGCGGACAGGCGGCGAGACCCGCCTGATCCCGCTCAGCACAGTGCTGGAGACTGAGACATGA
- the apbC gene encoding iron-sulfur cluster carrier protein ApbC encodes MTATRESVLAALKNVKDPGTGDDIVSAGVTRGLNVEGGTVRFVLEIDPAKSKAYEPVLAEAQEAVRGVEGVTEVSAVLTAHSAKAPPDLQTKSKPAEPQGPQRVPGVDHIIAIASGKGGVGKSTVSANLACALAAEGRRVGLLDADVYGPSQPRMLGVSGRPASPDGKTILPMRNHGVTMMSLGLMTNEDQAVVWRGPMLMGALQQMLMQVQWGALDVLIVDLPPGTGDVQMTLAQKAHVDGAIIVSTPQDVALLDARKGIDMFNQLKVPTLGMIENMSTHICSNCGHEEHVFGHGGVAAEAQKMGVPLLAEVPLHIDIRTASDGGAPIVVSKPDAPQSQAFRDIARALVAQGVA; translated from the coding sequence GTGACGGCAACAAGGGAAAGCGTGCTCGCCGCGCTGAAGAACGTGAAAGACCCAGGTACGGGCGATGACATCGTGTCGGCGGGCGTGACCCGCGGCCTCAATGTCGAGGGCGGCACCGTCCGCTTCGTGCTCGAAATCGACCCTGCCAAGTCGAAAGCCTATGAGCCCGTGCTGGCCGAGGCGCAGGAGGCCGTGCGCGGCGTCGAGGGCGTGACGGAGGTGTCCGCCGTGCTGACCGCCCACTCCGCCAAGGCCCCGCCGGACCTCCAGACGAAAAGCAAACCTGCCGAACCGCAGGGCCCCCAGCGTGTCCCCGGCGTCGACCACATCATCGCCATCGCCTCCGGCAAGGGCGGCGTGGGCAAGTCGACCGTGTCGGCCAACCTCGCCTGCGCGCTGGCCGCGGAGGGCCGCCGCGTTGGCCTGCTGGATGCCGATGTCTATGGCCCCTCGCAGCCCCGGATGCTGGGCGTCTCGGGCCGGCCTGCCTCGCCTGATGGCAAGACGATCCTGCCGATGCGCAACCATGGCGTCACCATGATGTCGCTGGGCCTCATGACAAACGAGGACCAGGCCGTGGTCTGGCGCGGACCGATGCTGATGGGTGCCCTGCAACAGATGCTGATGCAGGTGCAATGGGGCGCGCTCGACGTGCTGATCGTCGACCTGCCGCCCGGCACCGGCGACGTGCAGATGACCTTGGCGCAAAAGGCCCACGTGGACGGCGCGATCATCGTCTCCACGCCACAGGACGTCGCTCTGCTGGACGCGCGCAAGGGGATCGACATGTTCAACCAGCTCAAGGTGCCGACCCTCGGCATGATCGAAAACATGTCGACGCATATCTGCTCCAACTGCGGCCACGAGGAACACGTCTTCGGCCATGGCGGCGTCGCGGCCGAGGCACAGAAAATGGGCGTGCCCCTGCTTGCCGAGGTGCCCTTGCATATCGACATCCGCACGGCCTCTGACGGCGGCGCCCCCATCGTGGTCTCCAAACCCGACGCGCCGCAGTCGCAGGCCTTTCGTGACATCGCGCGGGCGCTGGTGGCACAGGGCGTGGCATGA
- a CDS encoding DUF6494 family protein: MSDDFNMSMRKFLKQVGVTSQQAIEEGMRNTEGTEGKTFEAKVVLTVDGLDVEHVVTGTIKGG, from the coding sequence ATGAGCGACGATTTCAACATGTCCATGCGCAAGTTCCTCAAGCAGGTCGGCGTGACCTCGCAACAGGCGATCGAGGAAGGGATGCGCAACACCGAAGGTACCGAGGGAAAGACGTTCGAAGCCAAGGTCGTGCTGACCGTGGACGGTCTCGATGTCGAACATGTGGTCACCGGCACGATCAAGGGCGGGTGA
- a CDS encoding cytochrome c, which translates to MLTLIIGVIVVVCLGMSTTEGRAAEDFRLGAPPPLTESGLLDYVLPRFSLKTGIRVEVVDLNEGGDILLAPDAEGPRVFDGPQAKWRMQINTPSHEGAARFADWLTSEIGQRTVTSYEVEGAAPFGLPKADAQEVAEVSFDGDAGLGHDLSVAHCARCHAVSEATRMNAMASTPSFAVLRAMADWDRRFQTFYILNPHPAFTQVEDVTEPFPINRPSPIAPMEITIDELQAILAYVSGVEPADLGAPIEHQ; encoded by the coding sequence ATGTTAACCCTTATTATTGGCGTGATTGTGGTGGTCTGTCTCGGGATGTCCACCACAGAAGGCCGCGCGGCAGAGGATTTTCGCCTTGGCGCGCCGCCACCGCTGACGGAAAGCGGGTTGCTGGACTACGTATTGCCGCGCTTTTCGCTGAAGACGGGGATAAGGGTCGAGGTCGTGGACCTCAATGAGGGCGGCGATATCCTGTTGGCGCCCGATGCCGAGGGGCCGCGTGTCTTCGACGGGCCACAAGCGAAGTGGCGGATGCAAATCAATACGCCGAGCCACGAGGGTGCGGCGCGGTTCGCAGACTGGTTGACCTCCGAGATCGGCCAGCGGACGGTGACCAGTTATGAGGTCGAGGGCGCGGCGCCGTTCGGCCTGCCGAAAGCGGACGCGCAAGAGGTGGCCGAGGTCAGTTTCGACGGGGATGCGGGCCTTGGGCACGACCTGTCGGTGGCGCATTGCGCCCGGTGCCACGCGGTGAGCGAGGCGACGCGGATGAACGCGATGGCCTCGACCCCCAGTTTCGCCGTGCTGCGGGCGATGGCGGACTGGGACCGGCGGTTCCAGACCTTTTATATTCTCAATCCGCATCCGGCCTTTACGCAGGTCGAGGACGTGACCGAACCGTTTCCGATCAACCGTCCGTCGCCAATCGCCCCCATGGAGATAACCATAGACGAATTGCAGGCCATCCTGGCCTACGTGTCCGGCGTGGAGCCGGCCGACCTTGGAGCGCCGATCGAGCATCAGTGA
- a CDS encoding 4Fe-4S binding protein: MTKQLILCNCAGSQELDKDALEAATGLTCSAVHSGLCTTQTDATAQAIAAGDAILCCRQEQRLFAELAAEMDMPEPPVTDLRNRAGWSDDPASKLPKMAALLAEATLDVPSGKSVDVMSEGLCLIIGPADTAQAAANKLKDILGVTVLMTDDADAPDPTGYDVIRGTLKRATGALGGFSVQIDALQQVDPSGRGALTWTAPRDGARTECDVILDLTGGTPLFPAPQKREGYLRPDPGSIPAVADAILEASQLIGTFEKPLYVAVEPLLCAHSRAQQTGCTNCLDVCPTGAISPAGEHVTVDPMVCAGCGACSALCPSGAISYDAPAPATLFRRIQTLAATFRKAGGTAPRLLVCDENHGKQMISLAARYSRGLPADVIPLEVPALSGFGHAEMLAALASGFTDVTILLSPTTERDALDREIPLARAIAGDNRIALLDVAEPDALCDALYTDAARPDPVAEPVLPMGSRRQVARLAAKALHGDETVLPLPDDAPYGAVLVDTDACTLCLSCVSLCPSGALVENPDKPELRFQEDACLQCGLCANICPEDAIGYEPRLNLADEAMGQVVLNEEEPAQCIECGVPFGVKSTIDRITEKLAGKHSMFGKDSAARLIQMCDDCRVKAQFHSKDNPFAGGERPQVRTTDDYFSKRRDH, encoded by the coding sequence ATGACTAAGCAATTGATTCTGTGCAATTGTGCGGGCTCGCAAGAGCTCGACAAGGACGCGCTCGAAGCCGCCACCGGCCTCACCTGTAGCGCGGTACATTCCGGCCTGTGCACCACCCAGACCGACGCCACCGCGCAGGCCATCGCCGCTGGCGACGCCATCCTCTGCTGTCGCCAGGAACAGCGCCTCTTCGCTGAACTGGCCGCCGAGATGGACATGCCCGAACCGCCGGTCACCGACCTGCGCAACCGGGCCGGGTGGTCCGACGACCCCGCCAGCAAACTACCCAAAATGGCCGCCCTTCTGGCAGAGGCGACGCTGGACGTGCCTTCGGGCAAATCCGTCGACGTCATGTCCGAGGGTTTGTGCCTGATCATCGGTCCCGCGGACACGGCCCAAGCCGCCGCCAACAAGCTCAAGGATATCCTTGGCGTCACCGTCCTTATGACAGATGACGCCGATGCCCCCGATCCAACGGGATACGACGTCATTCGCGGCACGCTGAAACGCGCCACCGGCGCGTTGGGCGGCTTCTCTGTCCAGATCGACGCTCTGCAACAGGTCGACCCGTCGGGCCGCGGCGCCCTGACATGGACCGCCCCGCGTGATGGCGCCCGCACCGAATGCGACGTGATCCTCGACCTGACCGGCGGCACACCACTCTTTCCCGCCCCGCAAAAGCGCGAAGGCTACCTGCGCCCCGATCCCGGCAGCATTCCGGCCGTGGCAGACGCCATTCTCGAGGCCAGCCAGTTGATCGGAACGTTCGAAAAACCGCTCTACGTCGCGGTCGAACCACTGCTTTGCGCACATTCCCGCGCCCAGCAGACCGGCTGCACCAACTGCCTCGACGTCTGCCCCACCGGCGCAATTTCCCCCGCTGGCGAGCATGTCACCGTCGATCCGATGGTCTGCGCGGGCTGTGGCGCCTGCTCGGCGCTTTGCCCGTCCGGCGCCATCTCCTATGACGCGCCCGCGCCGGCCACGCTCTTTCGCCGCATCCAGACGCTGGCCGCGACCTTTCGCAAGGCCGGCGGCACGGCCCCGCGCTTGCTGGTCTGCGACGAAAACCACGGCAAGCAAATGATCAGCCTCGCCGCCCGCTATTCCCGCGGCCTGCCCGCCGACGTGATCCCGCTGGAAGTGCCCGCGCTCTCGGGCTTCGGCCATGCCGAGATGCTGGCGGCGCTTGCCTCCGGTTTCACAGACGTGACGATCCTGCTGTCGCCCACAACGGAACGCGACGCGCTCGACCGGGAAATTCCCCTGGCACGCGCCATCGCGGGCGATAACCGCATTGCCCTGCTCGACGTGGCCGAGCCCGATGCGCTCTGCGACGCGCTCTACACCGATGCGGCCCGCCCTGATCCGGTGGCCGAGCCCGTTCTGCCCATGGGCAGCCGCCGGCAGGTGGCGCGCCTTGCCGCCAAGGCCCTGCATGGCGACGAGACGGTTCTGCCCCTGCCCGACGACGCGCCCTATGGCGCCGTTCTGGTCGACACCGACGCCTGCACGCTCTGCCTTTCCTGCGTCTCGCTCTGCCCCTCTGGCGCGCTCGTGGAAAACCCCGACAAGCCAGAGCTGCGATTCCAGGAAGACGCCTGCCTGCAATGCGGTCTCTGCGCCAATATCTGCCCCGAGGACGCCATCGGCTACGAGCCGCGCCTCAACCTCGCGGACGAAGCCATGGGCCAGGTCGTGCTGAACGAGGAAGAACCGGCCCAGTGCATCGAATGCGGCGTGCCCTTCGGCGTGAAATCCACCATCGACCGGATCACCGAAAAGCTGGCGGGCAAACATTCCATGTTCGGCAAAGACTCGGCGGCGCGGCTGATCCAGATGTGCGACGACTGCCGGGTGAAGGCGCAGTTCCACTCAAAGGACAATCCCTTCGCGGGTGGCGAGCGCCCGCAAGTCCGCACCACCGACGATTATTTCTCGAAACGCCGGGATCACTGA
- a CDS encoding DUF3305 domain-containing protein, with product MIHNPDMYATMPLGIVMRRTPGVTRWAAWAWKAVAVLPGAGPAAWRVLREEGDVTEYHAATMTLELHGAETESYLHGLSAQVPSVYAVFRKTGAGECPLEAVLVTASPYEAQDYEDNGEDIVEKIPMPEGLIAWVRDFAETYHTEEEFKKRRRDRVKVDAHVDGIGDPRIVQQRDIYRSPTLRRKGRMQ from the coding sequence ATGATCCACAATCCGGACATGTACGCCACTATGCCTTTGGGGATCGTCATGCGCCGCACGCCGGGCGTGACGCGCTGGGCTGCGTGGGCGTGGAAGGCCGTGGCGGTTCTGCCGGGGGCCGGTCCGGCCGCGTGGCGTGTGCTCCGCGAAGAGGGCGATGTCACCGAATATCACGCCGCAACGATGACGCTGGAACTGCACGGGGCGGAAACCGAAAGCTATCTGCACGGTCTGTCGGCGCAGGTGCCCTCGGTCTACGCGGTGTTCCGCAAGACCGGCGCGGGGGAGTGCCCGCTGGAGGCGGTGCTGGTGACGGCCTCGCCCTACGAGGCGCAGGATTACGAGGATAACGGCGAGGATATCGTCGAGAAGATTCCGATGCCCGAGGGGCTGATCGCCTGGGTCCGGGACTTTGCCGAGACCTACCACACCGAAGAGGAATTCAAGAAACGCCGCCGCGACCGGGTGAAGGTCGATGCGCATGTGGACGGGATCGGCGACCCGCGGATCGTCCAGCAGCGCGACATCTACCGTTCGCCAACGCTGCGGCGGAAAGGGCGGATGCAATGA
- a CDS encoding DUF3306 domain-containing protein: MSAREDFWSRRKARVAAEDAAEVEAREEAQRAEARASLEEKSDAEVLELLGLPDPDTMNRGDDFSAFMAETVPDRIRRWALRRLWGTNPALANLDGLLDYGEDFTDKAMVIENMQTAYQVGKGMLTHVQKLAREAEALSAMTDTETEDEAGTDAAEADVEQASEEADPPGVAEAAPVYSYETATQEADAWAAPQRRRMQFTFDDTAEPGT, encoded by the coding sequence ATGAGCGCACGCGAGGATTTCTGGTCGCGCCGGAAGGCGCGGGTGGCGGCAGAGGATGCCGCCGAAGTCGAGGCGCGCGAAGAGGCGCAGCGGGCCGAGGCCCGCGCCTCGCTTGAGGAGAAAAGCGACGCCGAGGTGCTGGAATTGCTGGGCCTGCCCGATCCCGACACGATGAACCGTGGCGACGATTTCAGCGCTTTTATGGCCGAGACGGTGCCGGACCGCATTCGGCGCTGGGCGCTGCGGCGGCTGTGGGGCACGAACCCGGCGCTGGCCAACCTGGACGGGCTGTTGGATTACGGCGAGGACTTTACCGACAAGGCGATGGTGATCGAGAACATGCAGACTGCCTATCAGGTGGGCAAGGGCATGCTGACCCATGTGCAGAAGCTGGCGCGAGAGGCCGAAGCGCTGAGCGCGATGACCGATACTGAGACCGAGGATGAAGCCGGCACCGACGCAGCGGAGGCGGACGTCGAACAGGCGAGCGAAGAGGCGGACCCGCCCGGGGTGGCCGAGGCCGCGCCGGTCTACAGCTATGAGACCGCCACGCAAGAGGCGGACGCGTGGGCCGCACCGCAGCGCCGCCGAATGCAGTTCACCTTCGACGACACGGCGGAGCCCGGCACATGA
- a CDS encoding molecular chaperone, which yields MSKQETGMTTEARAQIAEEDRLRADLYDFLGVLLAAPPSEALLSQTASLSGDSETDLGVAVAALSRIAKHTKPQAVEREFNALFIGLGRGELLPYASYYLTGFLNEKPLASLRRDMAARGMTRAQNVYEPEDNIASLMEMMGGLITGRFGKPASLSDQKTFFNTHIGPWAGHFFTDLEAAKNSVLYASVGAVGRVFMEIETEGFRMSAEGSA from the coding sequence ATGAGCAAGCAGGAGACGGGGATGACCACAGAGGCACGTGCCCAGATCGCGGAAGAGGACCGGCTGCGCGCCGATCTTTACGATTTCCTGGGCGTGTTGCTGGCGGCCCCGCCGTCCGAGGCTTTGTTGTCGCAGACGGCCAGTCTTTCGGGCGATAGCGAGACCGATCTCGGCGTTGCCGTCGCGGCGCTGTCGCGCATCGCCAAGCACACCAAGCCGCAGGCGGTGGAGCGCGAGTTCAATGCGCTTTTCATCGGGCTGGGGCGCGGCGAGCTTTTGCCCTATGCCAGCTATTACCTCACCGGGTTTCTGAACGAAAAGCCGCTGGCGAGCCTGCGGCGGGACATGGCGGCGCGCGGCATGACCCGGGCGCAGAACGTATACGAGCCCGAAGATAACATCGCGTCGTTGATGGAGATGATGGGCGGGCTGATCACTGGGCGGTTCGGCAAACCGGCCAGCCTGAGTGATCAGAAGACGTTCTTCAACACGCATATCGGCCCATGGGCCGGGCATTTTTTCACGGATTTGGAGGCTGCGAAGAACTCGGTTCTCTATGCTTCGGTCGGCGCTGTCGGCCGGGTGTTCATGGAGATCGAGACCGAAGGTTTCCGGATGAGCGCGGAGGGATCCGCATGA
- a CDS encoding ubiquinol-cytochrome c reductase iron-sulfur subunit N-terminal domain-containing protein codes for MSEKTQGNSRRDFLKMAAAGAPAVAVVTAASTGTAEAAEPDLSSDKMQDTAHTRAYFDSARF; via the coding sequence ATGAGCGAGAAAACGCAAGGCAACAGCCGTCGCGATTTTCTGAAGATGGCCGCCGCAGGTGCGCCCGCGGTCGCGGTCGTAACGGCAGCCAGCACCGGCACCGCCGAAGCGGCGGAACCGGACCTGTCATCGGACAAGATGCAGGACACTGCGCACACGCGCGCATACTTCGATAGCGCCCGGTTCTGA
- a CDS encoding formate dehydrogenase subunit alpha → MLRKKTNGVARRPQRTSILSEVGGKTIDRRAFLRGSGLAIGGLAAIGATGGSVTRANAQSSAAAAVETVKSVCTHCSVGCTVVAEVSDGVWVGQEPGWDSPFNLGAHCAKGASVREHAHGERRLKYPMKKEGGEWKRISWEQAINEIGDGMMNIREESGPDSVYWLGSAKHNNEQAYLFRKFAAYWGTNNVDHQARICHSTTVAGVANTWGYGAMTNSYNDIHNSQAIFIIGGNPAEAHPVSLLHVLKAKEQNNAPLIVCDPRFTRTAAHADEYVRFRPGTDVALVWGILWHIFENGWEDKEFIRTRVWGMDQIKDEVSKWTPEEVERVTGTPGSQLERVARTLANNRPGTVIWCMGGTQHTNGNNNTRAYCILQLALGNMGTSGGGTNIFRGHDNVQGATDLGVLSHTLPGYYGLSNGAWGHWARVWGEDPEWLANQFVTTKTKDGKDQSLQNLSGIPVSRWIDGVLEDPENMDNPNKVRAMVLWGHAPNSQTRMTEMKTAMEQLDMLVVVDPYPTVSAVLHDRTDGVYLLPACTQFETYGSVTASNRSLQWREKVVDPLFESKSDHEIIGLFAQKFGFHDRMFRNISIEDDGVTPNIEDTLREINRGMWTIGYTGQSPERLKMHMENQHTFDRTTLKALGGPADGDYYGLPWPSWGTPEMKHPGTPNLYDMSKPVAEGGLTFRARFGVERDGDNLLAEGVYSVGSEIQDGYPEFTYQMLVDLGWDSDLTEEEKRVMGRVAGVEGIDEDASVGNQDDGEEAQNAVPTEGGQTEEVQDTAEAQNLSQPNGEQGADEEVGEQAMSPFPSDFNEQVSAVNWKTDLSGGIQRVAIKHGCAPFGNAKARAVVWTFPDPVPLHREPLYTSRRDLVEDYPTYEDRHAYRLPTLYASIQKNDFSKDFPIVLTSGRLVEYEGGGDETRSNPWLAELQQDMFVEINPRDANNLGVRDGEQVWVEGPEGGKVKVMAMVTNRVGEGVAFMPFHFGGHYQGEDLRSKYPDGADPYVLGESTNTAQTYGYDSVTQMQETKATLCKITAA, encoded by the coding sequence ATGCTTAGGAAAAAGACCAACGGGGTTGCGCGACGCCCCCAGCGGACAAGTATCCTGTCTGAGGTCGGGGGAAAGACCATCGACCGCCGCGCGTTCCTGCGCGGCTCTGGCCTGGCCATCGGCGGCCTGGCCGCGATTGGCGCAACGGGGGGCAGTGTCACCCGGGCCAACGCGCAATCGTCCGCAGCAGCGGCGGTTGAGACAGTCAAATCGGTTTGCACGCACTGCTCGGTCGGCTGCACGGTCGTGGCCGAGGTAAGCGACGGCGTCTGGGTGGGCCAGGAGCCCGGCTGGGACAGCCCGTTCAACCTGGGTGCCCATTGTGCAAAGGGCGCCTCGGTGCGCGAGCACGCCCATGGCGAACGCCGCCTGAAATACCCGATGAAGAAAGAGGGTGGCGAGTGGAAGCGCATCAGCTGGGAACAGGCGATCAACGAGATCGGCGACGGCATGATGAATATCCGGGAAGAAAGCGGCCCGGACAGCGTCTACTGGCTGGGCTCTGCCAAGCATAACAACGAACAGGCCTACCTGTTCCGCAAGTTCGCCGCCTACTGGGGCACGAACAACGTGGACCACCAGGCCCGTATCTGTCACTCGACTACCGTGGCCGGTGTTGCGAACACCTGGGGCTACGGCGCGATGACCAACAGCTACAACGACATCCACAATTCCCAAGCGATCTTCATCATCGGCGGCAACCCGGCGGAAGCACACCCCGTCAGCCTGTTGCACGTGCTGAAGGCCAAGGAACAGAACAACGCGCCGCTGATCGTGTGCGACCCGCGTTTCACGCGCACGGCCGCCCACGCGGACGAATATGTCCGGTTCCGTCCGGGTACGGACGTGGCGCTGGTCTGGGGTATCCTGTGGCACATCTTCGAGAACGGGTGGGAAGACAAGGAATTCATCCGCACTCGTGTCTGGGGGATGGACCAGATCAAGGACGAAGTGTCCAAGTGGACGCCCGAGGAAGTGGAACGTGTGACCGGCACACCCGGCAGCCAGCTTGAGCGGGTTGCCCGGACGCTGGCCAACAACCGTCCGGGCACCGTGATCTGGTGCATGGGTGGCACGCAGCATACCAACGGCAACAACAACACCCGTGCCTACTGCATCCTGCAGCTGGCCCTTGGCAACATGGGCACGTCGGGTGGCGGCACCAACATCTTCCGCGGCCACGACAATGTGCAGGGCGCGACGGACCTTGGTGTTCTGAGCCATACGCTGCCGGGCTATTACGGCCTGTCGAATGGCGCGTGGGGGCACTGGGCCCGTGTTTGGGGCGAAGACCCCGAGTGGCTGGCCAACCAGTTCGTCACGACCAAGACCAAGGACGGCAAGGACCAGAGCCTGCAGAACCTGTCTGGCATCCCCGTCAGCCGCTGGATCGACGGTGTGCTGGAAGATCCCGAGAACATGGACAACCCCAACAAGGTGCGGGCCATGGTTCTGTGGGGCCACGCGCCGAACAGCCAGACCCGCATGACGGAAATGAAGACGGCGATGGAGCAGCTCGATATGCTGGTCGTGGTCGACCCGTATCCGACCGTTTCGGCCGTTCTGCATGACCGGACCGACGGCGTCTACCTGCTGCCGGCCTGTACGCAGTTCGAGACCTATGGCTCGGTCACCGCGTCCAACCGGTCGCTGCAATGGCGCGAAAAGGTGGTCGATCCGCTGTTCGAATCCAAGTCGGACCACGAGATCATCGGTCTGTTCGCGCAGAAGTTCGGCTTCCACGACCGGATGTTCCGTAACATCAGCATCGAAGATGACGGCGTGACGCCGAACATCGAGGACACGCTGCGCGAGATCAATCGCGGCATGTGGACGATCGGCTACACGGGTCAAAGCCCTGAACGGCTGAAGATGCACATGGAGAATCAGCACACGTTCGATCGCACCACGCTGAAGGCGCTTGGTGGCCCGGCTGATGGCGACTATTACGGTCTGCCATGGCCAAGCTGGGGCACGCCCGAGATGAAACACCCGGGCACGCCGAACCTCTATGACATGTCCAAGCCGGTGGCCGAAGGTGGCCTGACCTTCCGCGCGCGTTTCGGCGTGGAGCGGGACGGTGACAACCTGCTGGCCGAAGGCGTATACAGCGTCGGCTCGGAAATCCAGGATGGATACCCCGAGTTCACCTACCAGATGCTTGTCGACCTGGGGTGGGACAGTGACCTGACCGAGGAAGAGAAGCGCGTCATGGGCCGCGTGGCCGGTGTCGAGGGCATCGACGAAGACGCGTCGGTGGGCAACCAGGACGACGGCGAGGAAGCGCAGAACGCGGTTCCGACGGAGGGCGGTCAGACCGAAGAGGTTCAGGACACCGCCGAGGCCCAGAACCTGTCGCAGCCCAATGGCGAGCAGGGGGCCGACGAGGAAGTGGGCGAGCAGGCGATGTCGCCGTTCCCGTCCGACTTCAACGAGCAGGTCTCGGCCGTGAACTGGAAGACCGACCTTTCGGGCGGTATCCAGCGGGTCGCCATCAAGCATGGCTGTGCGCCCTTCGGCAACGCCAAGGCCCGTGCCGTCGTGTGGACCTTCCCCGACCCGGTGCCGCTGCACCGCGAGCCGCTCTATACCTCGCGGCGCGATCTAGTCGAGGACTATCCGACCTACGAGGACCGGCATGCCTATCGTCTTCCGACGCTTTACGCCTCGATCCAGAAGAACGACTTTTCGAAGGACTTCCCGATTGTCCTGACATCCGGTCGTCTGGTCGAGTACGAGGGTGGCGGCGACGAGACGCGGTCGAACCCGTGGCTGGCCGAACTGCAACAGGACATGTTCGTGGAAATCAACCCGCGCGACGCCAACAACCTTGGTGTGCGGGATGGCGAGCAGGTCTGGGTCGAAGGGCCCGAAGGCGGAAAGGTCAAGGTCATGGCCATGGTAACCAACCGGGTGGGCGAAGGCGTGGCCTTCATGCCGTTCCACTTTGGCGGGCATTATCAGGGCGAGGATCTGCGGTCCAAGTATCCGGACGGCGCCGACCCCTATGTGCTGGGTGAATCCACAAACACCGCTCAGACATACGGCTACGACTCGGTAACCCAGATGCAGGAGACGAAGGCGACTCTCTGCAAGATCACAGCAGCATAA